GCAGTATCAGCATACACTGCAAGATTAATCAACAAGGAAGATAAATTCACGCCATGTGTAGTTGCAATGGGTAGAGGTGGACCCGAAATTCCGGAAATAGTACATGGTGATAAGATAAAACTAACACCAGAATATCTTATGGAACAATCAGATAAAGGTTTACATGCAGCATCAGATCACTGGGAAGATGCTCTAATGAGCAGAGTATTAACAGTAGGCTGCCGTAGATGTGCTGGAGGTATGGCAGGAAAGGTATATATCACAAACATGGTTGAAGGTGCAAGGATGACAAATGCATTAGACACTAACTTAATAGCCATAGAAGGTAGCGGATCTGCAATTCCACCAATAAAAACCGATAAAGAAATAGTATTAGTTGGTGCTAATCAGCCTATTGACACTATCACTGAGTTCTTTGGACCATATAGAATTAAATTAGCTGACCTTGTTATCATAACAATGTGTGATGAAGAAATCTGCTCTCCAGATAAATTAGATTTATTACTAAAAGAGATTCACGCTATTAATCCTAGTGCTGATATTGTTCCTACAATATTTAGGCCTCATCCTGTTGATTCAATTGAGGGTAAGAATATATTATTTGCTACCACAGCTCCAGAATCTGTTCAACATTTATTAAAAGAATATTTAGAGGAAAACTTTAATTGTAACGTGGTTGCTATTTCATCTAACTTATCTAATAGACCACTACTTCAGAAAGATATTGAAGACAATATTGACAAAGTAGATATCATGTTAACAGAACTTAAAGCTGCAGCTGTAGATGTTGCCACTAAAGATGCTCTTCAAAAAGGTTTAAAAGTAGTTTACTGTGATAATATTCCTATTCCAATTGATTCAAGTTATAATCTTGATAAATCTATTATGAATTTAGTTCATGATGCTGTTGAATACTTTAATGATAAGAATAATTAATTATTTGATTATTTTTATTTTTTTTTTAATAGAAAACCATAAAGTATTTATATAAGTTCAAACACCGTTATAATCATTAACTATATATATAGATAAATATATATTATAATAACAGTTGGAAAGAATAATATTTAAGAAAAATTATTTTCATGAATATTTTATTAATTATCAAAAATTTTATATCAGTCTATGAAACACGGTTTTTTTAGGATATTATTCATCTAAAAATTCATAAAAAATAAATAATCAGTCTATAAAATAAATTTAATGAATTTATCAGTAATATCTAAAATTGGAGGATAATTAATATGGCAAGACAAAACCAACAACCATTAATCATTCTAGCTGATGGATCCACAAGAAAAAGCGGAAGCCAGGCAACTAGAAACAATATAATGGCAGCTAAAATATTATCCAACGCACTAAAAACAACATTAGGTCCAAGAGGAATGGACAAAATGTTAGTAAACACTATTGGTGATGTTAAAATAACCAATGATGGTTATACAATACTAAAAGAAACAGAACCAGATCATCCAGCAGCAAAAATGATTGTAGATTTAGCAAAATCACAAGAAGAAGATTTTGGGGATGGAACAACAACAGCAGTAGTATTAGTTGGAGAAATATTAAAACAAGCTGAAGAATTAATAGAACAAGGAATACCAATATCAACAATAGAAAAAGGATTCCACGAAGCAAGAAACAAAACACTAGAAGTATTCAATGACATCGCAATCACAACAGACAAAGAAGAACTAATAAACATAGCAAGAACATCAATGACTGGAAAAGGCTCATTTAGAAATATCGACAAAATGGCAACAGAACTAGTAGAAGCACTATTAGATGTAGAAAAAGACGGTGAAATAGATCAAGACATGATTAAAATAAGAAAAATCCACGGTGAAGCAACAGAAGATACCGAGATTTCTGAATCAATCACAGTAGATAAAAACGTCGTAGAATCAGAAATGCCAAAAGATGTTAAAAACGCTAAAATAGCATTACTACAATACCCAATAGATGCAAGAGAACTACAAAACGATGCAAAAATAAAACTAACAACACCGGGAGAATACCAATCCTACCTTGATAAAGAAGCAGAAATGCTAAAAGAAGAAGTACAAAAAATAGTAGACTCTGGTGCAAACGTTTTATTCAACAACAAAAAAATCAGTGACCTCGGACAACACTACCTAACAAAAGCTGGAATATTAACAGCTAAAAGAGTAAAAGCAGGAGACCTCAGAAGATTATCCAAAGCAACAGGAGCAAACATTGTAAATAATGTACGTGAACTAACTCCTGATGATATCGGAGAAGCGGAACACGTATATGAAAGAGAAGTATTTGAAGACAGAGAATACATTTTCATAGAAGGTTGTAAATACCCTGGTGTTTTAAACATAATCGTAAGAGGAAGTACAAAACACGTCACTGACCAACTAGAACAAGCAATTAACGATGCAATTGGTGCAGTAATAAAAGCAAGAAAAGAAAACAAAGCACTTCCAGGTGGAGGAGCAGCAGCTATTGCAGCATCCAAAGCATTAAAGAAATATGCAAACCAATTTGAAGATAAAAAACAACTAGTAGTAGCAGCATACGCAAAAGCACTAGAACAACTACCAGTAGCACTAGCTAAAAATGCTGGAATGGATACAATCGATGTAACAACAGAATTACTAGCAGCACAAGAAAAATCAACAAACATGGGTATAAACGTCATAAAAAGAGAAGTATCCAACATGAAAGATGATGGAGTACTTGACTCTAAAAACTCTGAAGACGAAATAGTATCAGGTGCAACAGAAATAGCATGTGAAATACTACGTATTGATGATGTAGTAGCTACAAAACCAGAAACTCCAGTAGGAGGAGACATGCCTGGAACACCAAACCCATACATGTAGAGATGGAAACACTTAAGAATGAAGGATAATTCATCCCTTCTTCTTAAATAAACCTTATTCTATTTATCCAATACACATAATCGCCCTATTATAAATAATATTTAATTTTTATATTAACAATTTAAATATAGAGTTATCTAGGCTTTTTTTAAGATAAATTACATAATTAGTCATATTATAGCATATTTTTAATAGTATTAAAAAAGATATATTTAATTATAATATTTTATTAATGTATTCTGGAGGATTAAATTGCTAGAAATAATAGATTTAAAAAGAGAGGACTTCTCAAAATATACACAAAGAATTCAAATGAATTCAAACGAAGTAATACAACCAGTACAAGAAATAATAGCCAATGTACAAGAAAATAAAGACAAAGCACTACATGACTACACTCTTAAATTTGATAAAGCAGATATAACCGACTTAATGGTACCTGTTGAAACAATAAAAGATAGTGTTAATCATATTAGTCCAAAACTAAGACAAGCATTAGAAGACGCTGCAGAAAATATTAGTAAATTCCATAAAGCACAAATACCATCAGACTGGACAATGACAGTAAAAGATGGTGTTAAAGCAGGACAAATAATAAGACCATTAGAACGTGTCGGATGTTATATTCCAGGCGGACGGGCAGCATACCCATCATCAATATTAATGACAGTAATACCAGCAAAGATAGCTGGAGTAAAGGAAATAATATGTTGCACACCTCCTGATAAAGATGGAAACATAAGTAATGAAATACTAGCAGCAGCATACATTGCAGGAGCAGATAAAATCTACAAAGTAGGAGGAGCACAGGCAATTGCAGCAATGGCATACTCCACTGAAACAATACCATCAGTAGATAAAATAGTAGGTCCAGGAAATATATTCGTAGCAACAGCAAAAAAACTAGTCTATGGTGATGTAGACATAGAATTCCCAGCAGGACCATCAGAAATGTTAGCACTAGTTGACCATACAGCTAATCCATCATACATGGCAACAGAATTACTATCACAGGCAGAACACGATCCTAATGCAGCAACAATAATGGTGTCAACATCACGTGAAGTAGCAGAAGAAACTGTTAAATATGTGAAACAGTACCTGGAAGAACAAGAAAGAAAGGAAATAATAGAAGAATCACTAACAAAATACAGTCACATACTAGTAGCAGATAACATGCAAGATGCAATTGACTTTACTAATGCATATGCTCCAGAACACTTAGTAATAGTAACTGAAGACTACTATAAAACATTAGAATCCATTAATAATGCTGGATCAATATTTCTAGGTAATCTTACACCAGTAGCTGGTGGAGATTATGGTTCAGGTACAAACCACGTATTACCAACAAGTGGTGGTGCAAGAATGTACTCCGGACTATCAGCTGATTCATTCATCAAAAAACCAACCATACAGGAACTATCACCAGAGGGCGTTATGAACATAAAAGATATGGTAGTAAACCTAGCTGAAGCAGAAGGATTATACGCACATGCATTATCCATAAAGAAACGTGCTGAGGATATAGAATAAAACTTTTCATATTCTCATTAATTACTATTTTTTTTAATAATAATAACAGGAATCAAATAATCCTATTATGAAATAACATAAATAAATTATATCAATCAAGAAAAACAAATATAAATATTAATACTTTATTATTTTTATTTAAATCATATAAAATATAAATTAGGTGAAAACTTGACAGACATATTCGATAAATGTAAAAGAACACACTACTCAAACCAGATAAGCCCAGAAAACGAGGGAGAAACAGTAAAAGTAACTGGATGGGTACACGAGATAAGAGACCTTGGTGGAATAGTATTCCTATTACTAAGAGATAAAAATGGAATAACACAGATAACAGCTCCAAGTAAAAAAGTATCAGCTGAAATGATGGAAGATATCAGAGCTGCAAGAAAAGAAACAATCATCACAGTAACAGGAACAGTACAAAAATCACCAAAAGCACCAAATGGAATTGAAATAATTCCTTCAAACATAGATATAATCAACGTAGCACAGCTACCCCTACCATTAGATACAACAGAAAAAGTAGATGCAGAACTAGACACAAGATTAGATTCAAGATTCATAGATATAAGAAAACATGATGTAAGTGCAATCTTCAAAATAAAAAGTCAAATGTTACACACAGCACGTAACTACTTCTATGACCATGATTTCACAGAAATAACAACACCAAAACTAGTAGCATCAGCAACAGAGGGTGGAACAGAATTATTCCCAATCACCTACTTTGAAAAAGAAGCATTCCTAGGACAAAGCCCACAATTATACAAACAAATGATGATGGCAACAGGACTGGACAATGTATTTGAAATAGGTCAAATCTTCAGAGCAGAGGAACATGATACACTAAGACACTTAAACGAAGCATTATCCATAGATGCAGAAATGTCCTTCAGAAGCCAGGAAGATGCAATGAACACACTAGAAAGTTTAATAAAAACAATTCTAGCTAACATACAAGAAAACTGTGCTAAAGAACTAGAAGATTTAGGTCATGAATTAGACATACCAACAGAACCATTCCCAGTAGTATCCTATGATAAAGTACTTGATATTGTAAACAGTCATGATGTTGAAATGAACTATGGTGATGACTTAAGCAGAGCAGCAGAAAAAGTATTAGGAGAAGAAATGGGTAGTTACTATTTCATCACAGAATGGCCAATGTCTATTAAACCATTTTATGTAATGCCAAGTACAAAAGACCCTGAAATAAGTACATCATTCGATTTAATGTACAGAGACCTAGAGTTATCAAGTGGATCACAACGTATACATGATTATGATTTATTATACTCTAGATTAGAAGCTAAAGATTTAAATCCTGATTCATTCGAGAAATACCTTGAAGCATTCAAGTATGGTATGCCACCACACTCTGGATGGGGGATGGGTGCAGATAGACTTACAATGGTTCTTACAGGTTCTAAAAACATAAGAGAAACAGTATTATTCCCAAGAGACAGAAGACGACTCACACCTTAAGCAGGTGTAGGGTTTACACTTCTAAAACTAACCACCATTTTCTAATTTAATTATTTTTTTTCCAGAATTAAACCTTAAATAAAAAAAATCAGCACTTGTTTTAAAAAAAGAGGATATTATAACTATTATTCCTATAAAAAATTAGTATTTATTCCTTGTTAGGTAAAAGAAGATGAATGGGTGATTATTCATCGAGTATCTTTTTAGATTCTATATATAAGTATATTCTTTCTTCCTTGAAGAAATAACTCTGATCTACTTCTAAGTCATATGCAATCTCGTAGAGTAATCCTGTATCTCTTAATTTATAGATTCTTTCCAGGAATTCATCATAATCATACTGACTGTTTCTATTAGTATATACTCTGTTAAAACCTTTAACACTCCATTCAAAGCCATCCCACGCATATAATTCAGGTGTTTTAGGGGGCTGTGTAACTATTTTTGCATTGATTTCAAAATCATCATCTTCATATTTATCATCTAATATGATACATTCAATCTCCTTAACAGACAAGACTACAACCTCTATAATTTATTTGCGATAATATGTAACTTATATTGTTCTTTATCAGTTGTTTGTTTGTCGTTCATTGCTTTTAAATCCTTCCATATGTTTCCATGAACCATATAATCATGTACTCTTGTTACAAAATCCTCAAATTCATCTCGACTAGCCTTGTCGTTTGGTGATAACTTATTGAGGTCTATGAAATCTTTAAGCCATTTATCACCATCAAAAAAGTAATAGTTGGTGTTATAATCATTGTTAGTGTCATATTCTACCTTACATTTTAAAAAAAAGGAATCATTATCCATGTCTGTAAGATTATATTCATATGTTTCTATCATTAAATTTCACCTTTATTTTATTAATCTAATTATACATTATAGATTTTGTTTAATGATATTAATAAAGATAATACGCTTTAAATATAATTTTTAAAATACAGTATGTACTAAAAAGAATATTTATGTTGTTATTCATGATATTTAGCTGTAATATCCTTCAGAATAATTTTATAAACAATAGCTGGACACTCTGCTATTTTGTTGATTTCGTTATATTCTAATTTACAATGCTTTAACATTAATTTATACGCATGAGTTTTATCTTCAATATCTTCAACTAATTCGGCATGACCATGAGCCATGACAGAGTTATATTTACAGGTAATGTCATAAAATCTGATGATATTATCAAATTCAACGAAAACATTTGAATTTCTGTTAATCAAATCTATTTTATGACCTTCACTAGCTGAATGAATATATATAATAATTTCATTATTCACTACTTCATATCCAAAAGCTAATGGAACAACATATGCATAATCATCATCTTTA
This genomic interval from Candidatus Methanosphaera massiliense contains the following:
- the aspS gene encoding aspartate--tRNA(Asn) ligase produces the protein MTDIFDKCKRTHYSNQISPENEGETVKVTGWVHEIRDLGGIVFLLLRDKNGITQITAPSKKVSAEMMEDIRAARKETIITVTGTVQKSPKAPNGIEIIPSNIDIINVAQLPLPLDTTEKVDAELDTRLDSRFIDIRKHDVSAIFKIKSQMLHTARNYFYDHDFTEITTPKLVASATEGGTELFPITYFEKEAFLGQSPQLYKQMMMATGLDNVFEIGQIFRAEEHDTLRHLNEALSIDAEMSFRSQEDAMNTLESLIKTILANIQENCAKELEDLGHELDIPTEPFPVVSYDKVLDIVNSHDVEMNYGDDLSRAAEKVLGEEMGSYYFITEWPMSIKPFYVMPSTKDPEISTSFDLMYRDLELSSGSQRIHDYDLLYSRLEAKDLNPDSFEKYLEAFKYGMPPHSGWGMGADRLTMVLTGSKNIRETVLFPRDRRRLTP
- the thsA gene encoding thermosome subunit alpha, producing the protein MARQNQQPLIILADGSTRKSGSQATRNNIMAAKILSNALKTTLGPRGMDKMLVNTIGDVKITNDGYTILKETEPDHPAAKMIVDLAKSQEEDFGDGTTTAVVLVGEILKQAEELIEQGIPISTIEKGFHEARNKTLEVFNDIAITTDKEELINIARTSMTGKGSFRNIDKMATELVEALLDVEKDGEIDQDMIKIRKIHGEATEDTEISESITVDKNVVESEMPKDVKNAKIALLQYPIDARELQNDAKIKLTTPGEYQSYLDKEAEMLKEEVQKIVDSGANVLFNNKKISDLGQHYLTKAGILTAKRVKAGDLRRLSKATGANIVNNVRELTPDDIGEAEHVYEREVFEDREYIFIEGCKYPGVLNIIVRGSTKHVTDQLEQAINDAIGAVIKARKENKALPGGGAAAIAASKALKKYANQFEDKKQLVVAAYAKALEQLPVALAKNAGMDTIDVTTELLAAQEKSTNMGINVIKREVSNMKDDGVLDSKNSEDEIVSGATEIACEILRIDDVVATKPETPVGGDMPGTPNPYM
- a CDS encoding P-loop NTPase family protein, whose amino-acid sequence is MEKENSKKVICLVDGEHYFPVTKSAINKIESKGYEVELLLFIGGTEKLRDSNVDVISEFFNKPVIFGEDHKLIPYDLIKKSIEKYNPDIVIDLSDEPVVNYGKRFKIATVVLQEGVIYKGPDFEFKPLKEEEVLKNPSYKIIGTGKRIGKTAVSAYTARLINKEDKFTPCVVAMGRGGPEIPEIVHGDKIKLTPEYLMEQSDKGLHAASDHWEDALMSRVLTVGCRRCAGGMAGKVYITNMVEGARMTNALDTNLIAIEGSGSAIPPIKTDKEIVLVGANQPIDTITEFFGPYRIKLADLVIITMCDEEICSPDKLDLLLKEIHAINPSADIVPTIFRPHPVDSIEGKNILFATTAPESVQHLLKEYLEENFNCNVVAISSNLSNRPLLQKDIEDNIDKVDIMLTELKAAAVDVATKDALQKGLKVVYCDNIPIPIDSSYNLDKSIMNLVHDAVEYFNDKNN
- the hisD gene encoding histidinol dehydrogenase, which codes for MNSNEVIQPVQEIIANVQENKDKALHDYTLKFDKADITDLMVPVETIKDSVNHISPKLRQALEDAAENISKFHKAQIPSDWTMTVKDGVKAGQIIRPLERVGCYIPGGRAAYPSSILMTVIPAKIAGVKEIICCTPPDKDGNISNEILAAAYIAGADKIYKVGGAQAIAAMAYSTETIPSVDKIVGPGNIFVATAKKLVYGDVDIEFPAGPSEMLALVDHTANPSYMATELLSQAEHDPNAATIMVSTSREVAEETVKYVKQYLEEQERKEIIEESLTKYSHILVADNMQDAIDFTNAYAPEHLVIVTEDYYKTLESINNAGSIFLGNLTPVAGGDYGSGTNHVLPTSGGARMYSGLSADSFIKKPTIQELSPEGVMNIKDMVVNLAEAEGLYAHALSIKKRAEDIE
- a CDS encoding pyridoxamine 5'-phosphate oxidase family protein, giving the protein MIKISIKGGIIIRRKDLEVTDFNEIVNFIDSSEVVRLGLKDDDYAYVVPLAFGYEVVNNEIIIYIHSASEGHKIDLINRNSNVFVEFDNIIRFYDITCKYNSVMAHGHAELVEDIEDKTHAYKLMLKHCKLEYNEINKIAECPAIVYKIILKDITAKYHE